The stretch of DNA CTAGCACAAGATTGTGGTGTTGATGCATTGGCGATTCATCCTCGTTTGCAAACCCAACGATTTAATGGACGTCCAGATATGGCGTTGGCCGCGCAAGTTAAACAAGCGTTGCAAATTCCGGTCTTTTTTTCCGGTGGTGTCATTAATTTTAAAATTGCAAAGATGGTTCATGAACAAACCGGTGTTGATGGTTTTTTAATTGGTCGTGGCATTTGGGCACGTCCATGGAAACTGCAAGAAATGGCAGCACATGCAGCAGGCAAACCGTATATCATTGATAATGCATTTATACTTTCATGTGCATTGAAACATTTTGATTATATGCTTGAACATTACGGATCTCATGCGCTATATATATTCAGAAAGCACGTACCATTTTATGTTCGTGGTATTCCTGAAGCGAGTGATCTGCGCAAAGTGTTAATGGTCTGTTCCGATGAGCATGAGATGCGAGAAGGGCTACGTAAAGCACTAAAATAATTGGATAATCATGTTGTTGAATAAAAAGGTGAGTGTAATAGGGTTAATTTCTATCCTGTTTTTCTGTGCTTTTTTTCTGCCAACAGATACTGTTTTATCTTATATAAGTTATCCATGTATAAAAATACAACAATATATTATTGATCCTATCAAACGGCATAATGCAGATAATCACATTGATAGTGATACATTGCAAAATAGGTATGATACTTTGATGCAAAGATATCTACAACTGCAGGCAACGTATGATTTTAATCAAGATGTGCAAGAACTTATAACATTCAAAAAAAGATATGATACCAAAACGCATCAGATTACGCAGATATTACAACGTCATTTAGGTGATGATGAACAGTATGTTTTGCTGGATAAAGGCGCTCGTGATGGTGTTAACGTTGACATGATAGTTGTGTTCAAAGATATGTTGGTGGGTAAAATTACTAAACTATATCCTTTATATTGCAAATGTATGCTTATTACCGACAGACGTTGTAAAGTTGCCGGTTGTTGTGCACAAACAAAGGCATGTGGTGTAATGCAGGGAACAAATAGTAACTTGTTACAATTGTTACATGTGAGTCATTTGCATGATATCAAACAGGATGATGTTATTATTTCCAGTGGACATGGCACCATTTTTCCACGCGGTTTTGGGTTAGCTCGGGTGAGTAATTATATAAAAAAAAATATTACTTACGAAATAAACTGTCATCCATTGGTGGATTTTTCACAGATTACTTATTGCTCTATTATTGTAAATATAGAATAATACGTGTGTTAATACATATTTATTAAATATATAAAAAGGGATCTGTGTGAAATTAATTAACTCTTTATTTTTATTATGTATATCAACTTCTTTTGTTGTTGCGCTTGATAATCAACATTATATGTCGATATATTTTCAATTTGGTCAAAGCGAGTTTGATAGTGACATTTTGTTTAGGCATGATGATGTTGTCAGTAGTTTTGTAGAAACTGCTGCAGTATTAAAAAGTGATTCAGATCTTGTAACTGTTTATAGAAGTATGCATAAAAAAACGCTTGCGGAGTTATTGCAAGATCAGTCGGTTCTTGCTCAAGCAAAAGTTTGTTTTGCAAAAATAGAAAAAAATGAACAAGTGATACAAGCATTTAATAATGCTTCACGTGAAACACAAGAGATCATACGAGTTCAAAAATGGAAAATGTTCAGGAAAATGGCTCAGCAACAATTAAAATTACATCAAAGAAATGAAATTCCGGGTATTAAGTTTTCTGCCAAATCAGATGTTTCTTTAATGTTAAAAGATTTTTTAAAAGACAATGAAGATCTGCAGTTATCTGATACACAAAAAACGATATATCAGGCGCATATGCTTATACTTTATGCATTAGAGCAACTTTATCGCAATTGTGCTGCAGGAATAAGTTCTTAGTGAATAGACCTTATTTTTATATTCTATCTGAAAATGTTGTCTC from Candidatus Dependentiae bacterium encodes:
- the mreC gene encoding rod shape-determining protein MreC, which translates into the protein MLLNKKVSVIGLISILFFCAFFLPTDTVLSYISYPCIKIQQYIIDPIKRHNADNHIDSDTLQNRYDTLMQRYLQLQATYDFNQDVQELITFKKRYDTKTHQITQILQRHLGDDEQYVLLDKGARDGVNVDMIVVFKDMLVGKITKLYPLYCKCMLITDRRCKVAGCCAQTKACGVMQGTNSNLLQLLHVSHLHDIKQDDVIISSGHGTIFPRGFGLARVSNYIKKNITYEINCHPLVDFSQITYCSIIVNIE